A single Symbiobacterium thermophilum IAM 14863 DNA region contains:
- a CDS encoding DNA internalization-related competence protein ComEC/Rec2, whose product MHNRPALLLAVAFALGILAAEWVRPHPVLCAAILVPLAALAAGRRGGALLLAAIALAGAARWSYVQTAGRGNLDAWTDRRVTLVGTVVSEPALQEDGRVTYIVAAEAAQGQPARGRVRVAQRGGTAPAYGERVAATGVLTPPAPARRPGGFDEAAYLARQSVYLVMESGPAERMGPGRVDWFRRVAVATRLRLEAVLQQALPEREAALMAGLLFGSRGHLPEDVADAFRGAGVFHLLAVSGGNVAMVVMPLLWLLYRAGLGRRAAAALAVPAVVFFIFLTGASPSVLRAGLMAVLVLAGDILGRERDALNTLGAAAALLLMGVPGLLFDLGFQLSVAATLGILLLAGPIRGWLEPRLARALPGKPPSWLSAGLAATLAAQALVEPLSLHAFGLFSPVGPLANLAVIPYVGLLVPFGLATVLLGLFAPPAVWLLGVAGRGALVGLVYMVKALASVPLAQVDVGRLPPGWALGWYAALAWAALPEARRIPAALWARLRACRRAVRAGGALAGALALLAAAGAALSWRLALAAPPDALELVVLDVGQGDAILVKAPGDHAALVDAGPAYEFGTGGGRFDAGAAVVVPHLRRIGVRRLDLFVLTHPDVDHVGGAGSVLRALPVGQVLVSTPRAEEVHHVSALETARALGVPVRVPQEGEVLRLGEEVFLEVLGPPSPPITGSRSDDNANCVALRVVYRQVAFLLACDLEAVAEERLVERGRLLRADVLKVSHHGSRFSTGDRFLEAVRPRYAVISAGAGNPFGHPHADVLDRLSRAGAEIWRTDRHGTVTVRTDGFQVRVEGSRGRPPGAPGRPLLPWSGRLIGVW is encoded by the coding sequence GTGCACAATCGTCCGGCGCTGCTCTTGGCGGTGGCCTTTGCGCTTGGCATCCTGGCCGCCGAGTGGGTGCGCCCCCATCCCGTGCTCTGCGCGGCGATCCTCGTGCCCTTGGCCGCGCTGGCGGCGGGGCGGAGGGGTGGGGCTCTGCTTCTGGCGGCGATCGCGCTTGCCGGTGCGGCGCGCTGGTCCTACGTGCAGACCGCGGGCAGGGGGAACCTGGACGCCTGGACCGACCGGCGGGTGACCCTCGTCGGCACGGTGGTGAGCGAGCCTGCGCTGCAGGAAGACGGACGCGTCACGTATATCGTCGCCGCGGAGGCGGCGCAGGGGCAGCCGGCCCGGGGGCGGGTGCGGGTGGCGCAGCGGGGCGGCACGGCACCCGCGTACGGGGAACGGGTCGCCGCGACCGGCGTCCTGACGCCGCCCGCACCGGCGCGCCGGCCGGGGGGATTCGACGAGGCCGCGTACCTGGCCCGCCAGTCGGTCTACCTGGTGATGGAGTCCGGCCCGGCCGAGCGGATGGGGCCGGGCCGGGTCGACTGGTTCCGGCGGGTTGCCGTGGCGACCAGGCTGCGGCTGGAGGCGGTGCTCCAACAGGCGTTGCCCGAGCGAGAGGCCGCCCTGATGGCCGGGCTGCTCTTCGGAAGCCGCGGCCACCTGCCGGAAGACGTCGCGGACGCCTTCCGCGGCGCGGGGGTCTTCCACTTGCTGGCGGTGAGCGGCGGCAACGTGGCCATGGTGGTCATGCCCCTGCTCTGGCTCCTGTACCGGGCGGGGTTGGGGCGCCGGGCCGCCGCCGCACTGGCGGTCCCCGCCGTGGTGTTCTTCATCTTCCTCACCGGCGCCAGCCCCTCGGTACTGCGGGCCGGGCTCATGGCGGTGCTGGTGCTGGCCGGGGACATCCTGGGGCGGGAGCGGGACGCGCTGAACACCCTGGGCGCAGCCGCGGCCCTGCTGCTCATGGGCGTGCCGGGGCTGCTGTTCGACCTGGGTTTCCAGCTCTCCGTGGCGGCCACGCTGGGCATTCTGCTGCTGGCGGGTCCCATCCGGGGGTGGCTGGAGCCGCGCCTGGCCCGGGCGTTGCCCGGCAAGCCTCCTTCGTGGCTGTCGGCCGGCCTGGCGGCAACCCTTGCCGCCCAGGCCCTGGTGGAGCCGCTCAGCCTGCACGCGTTCGGCCTGTTCTCTCCGGTGGGTCCCCTGGCCAACCTGGCGGTGATCCCGTACGTGGGGCTGCTGGTGCCCTTCGGGCTGGCGACGGTCCTGCTGGGCCTGTTCGCGCCGCCGGCCGTGTGGCTGCTGGGGGTCGCCGGGCGCGGGGCCCTGGTCGGCCTGGTGTACATGGTGAAGGCCCTGGCGTCGGTGCCGCTGGCTCAGGTCGATGTGGGGCGCCTGCCGCCGGGGTGGGCCCTCGGGTGGTACGCCGCCCTGGCCTGGGCGGCGTTGCCGGAGGCCCGCCGGATTCCGGCGGCGCTGTGGGCCCGGCTTCGGGCCTGCCGGCGGGCCGTGCGCGCGGGTGGCGCGCTTGCCGGCGCCCTCGCGCTGCTGGCGGCGGCCGGCGCGGCGCTCTCCTGGCGGCTTGCCCTGGCCGCGCCGCCGGACGCGCTGGAGCTCGTGGTCCTGGACGTCGGTCAGGGCGACGCCATCCTGGTGAAGGCGCCGGGGGACCACGCGGCGCTGGTCGACGCCGGACCCGCTTACGAGTTCGGGACGGGCGGAGGCAGGTTCGATGCCGGCGCGGCGGTGGTTGTGCCGCACCTCAGGCGAATCGGGGTCCGCCGCCTGGACCTCTTCGTTCTCACCCACCCCGACGTCGATCACGTGGGCGGGGCGGGAAGTGTGCTGCGGGCGCTCCCTGTGGGGCAGGTGCTCGTGAGCACCCCCCGGGCGGAGGAGGTTCACCACGTGTCCGCGCTGGAGACGGCCAGGGCGCTGGGGGTGCCCGTGCGGGTGCCGCAGGAGGGCGAGGTCCTGCGGTTGGGGGAGGAGGTGTTCCTGGAGGTCCTCGGGCCTCCGTCCCCGCCGATCACGGGCAGCCGCTCCGACGACAACGCCAACTGCGTGGCCCTGCGGGTGGTGTACCGGCAGGTTGCCTTCCTGCTGGCCTGCGACCTCGAGGCGGTCGCCGAGGAGCGGCTGGTGGAGCGGGGCCGCCTGCTGCGGGCGGACGTGCTGAAGGTGTCGCACCACGGCTCCCGCTTCTCGACCGGCGATCGGTTCCTGGAGGCCGTGCGCCCAAGGTACGCCGTCATCTCCGCCGGCGCGGGCAATCCTTTCGGCCACCCCCACGCCGACGTGCTCGATAGGCTGAGCCGGGCAGGCGCCGAGATCTGGCGCACGGACCGGCACGGCACGGTGACGGTGCGCACCGACGGCTTCCAGGTCCGGGTAGAAGGCAGCCGCGGGCGGCCTCCAGGCGCGCCGGGGCGGCCGCTCCTGCCGTGGAGCGGCCGCCTGATCGGAGTGTGGTGA
- a CDS encoding ABC transporter ATP-binding protein, with translation MVEFRGVSKRFDSTEALNDLTLEIRPGEFLTLLGPSGCGKTTTLRLLAGFEEPTSGEIWLAGRPVQGLPAYKRPVNTVFQHYALFPHMTVFDNVAFGLRMKKVAPAEIRRRVAEALELVRLGDMGSRRPHELSGGQQQRVALARALVMEPKVLLLDEPLGALDLQLRRAMQVELRQLQRKLGATFLYVTHDQEEALAMSDRIAVMRNGRVEQVGTPEEVYLRPATRFVAQFLGEANLLEGEGAANGRLRWGDYHLQVSRHLSPGKTTVALRPEQVQVRWPGSTEPARPAENRVHGIVAERLFVGTGTRLMVEVAGRRLAALLPAGPGPDIGDQVELRFAAEHCVVVAP, from the coding sequence ATGGTCGAGTTTCGGGGCGTGTCGAAGCGGTTCGATTCGACCGAAGCCCTAAACGATCTTACCCTCGAAATTCGTCCGGGCGAGTTCCTGACGCTTCTCGGGCCCAGCGGCTGCGGCAAGACCACGACCCTCAGGCTGCTGGCCGGGTTCGAGGAACCCACCTCCGGAGAGATCTGGCTGGCGGGCAGACCGGTTCAGGGACTCCCAGCGTACAAGCGACCCGTCAATACGGTCTTCCAGCACTACGCGCTGTTCCCGCACATGACCGTATTCGACAACGTCGCGTTCGGCCTGCGCATGAAGAAGGTAGCCCCGGCAGAGATCCGGCGGCGGGTCGCGGAGGCCCTGGAGTTGGTTCGGCTGGGCGACATGGGGAGCCGACGTCCCCATGAGCTCTCCGGAGGCCAGCAGCAGCGGGTCGCCCTGGCGCGCGCCCTGGTCATGGAGCCGAAGGTGCTGCTGCTGGACGAGCCGCTGGGGGCGCTGGACCTCCAGCTGCGGCGTGCGATGCAGGTGGAACTCAGGCAGCTCCAGCGCAAGCTGGGAGCGACCTTCCTATATGTGACACACGACCAGGAGGAAGCGCTCGCGATGTCCGACCGCATCGCGGTGATGCGCAACGGCCGGGTGGAGCAGGTCGGCACTCCCGAGGAGGTCTACCTGCGCCCGGCCACCCGCTTCGTTGCGCAGTTCCTGGGCGAGGCCAACCTGCTGGAGGGCGAGGGTGCGGCCAACGGCCGGCTGCGGTGGGGCGACTACCACCTGCAGGTGAGCCGCCACCTGTCGCCCGGCAAGACGACGGTGGCGCTGCGCCCCGAGCAGGTGCAGGTCCGGTGGCCCGGGTCGACGGAGCCGGCGCGGCCGGCGGAGAACCGGGTCCACGGCATCGTGGCCGAGCGGCTCTTCGTCGGCACCGGCACCCGGCTGATGGTGGAGGTGGCCGGCCGACGGCTGGCCGCTCTGCTGCCCGCAGGCCCGGGACCGGATATCGGCGACCAGGTCGAGCTCCGCTTCGCCGCGGAGCACTGCGTGGTGGTGGCGCCATGA
- the rpsT gene encoding 30S ribosomal protein S20 — translation MANTRSAKKRALVAAKRTARNKMVKSSLRTAIRKFREALGTENAPILLNRAFSALDRAASKGVIHKNTAARKKARLAKALAKATAAQAVAAANE, via the coding sequence TTGGCTAACACGAGGTCCGCGAAGAAGCGTGCCCTGGTCGCTGCGAAGCGCACCGCACGCAACAAGATGGTCAAGTCCAGCCTCCGGACGGCAATTCGCAAGTTCCGGGAGGCGCTTGGCACCGAGAACGCCCCGATCCTGCTCAACCGGGCCTTCTCGGCACTGGACCGGGCAGCCTCGAAGGGCGTCATCCACAAGAACACCGCCGCCCGGAAGAAGGCGCGCCTGGCCAAGGCACTGGCCAAGGCCACTGCGGCCCAGGCCGTTGCTGCCGCCAACGAGTAG
- a CDS encoding phage holin family protein, translating into MGAIVRFVVSAVVLLVVAWLTPGFAVNGFWAALFASLVIAGLGWVAQAMLGRGASPAGRGVAGFIAAAVIIYLTGWLFPGWLTVTWWGALIAAFLIGLADAFVPTELR; encoded by the coding sequence ATGGGGGCGATCGTACGGTTCGTCGTGTCGGCCGTCGTCCTGCTGGTGGTCGCCTGGCTGACCCCGGGCTTCGCCGTGAATGGATTCTGGGCGGCGCTGTTTGCCTCCCTGGTGATTGCCGGCCTCGGCTGGGTCGCCCAGGCCATGCTGGGACGCGGGGCCTCCCCGGCCGGGCGGGGCGTCGCCGGGTTCATCGCCGCGGCGGTGATCATCTACCTGACCGGATGGCTGTTCCCCGGATGGCTGACGGTCACCTGGTGGGGCGCCCTGATCGCCGCCTTCCTCATCGGGCTGGCGGACGCCTTTGTCCCCACTGAGCTGCGCTGA
- the holA gene encoding DNA polymerase III subunit delta, which produces MQYHEVLDEIGRGILRPVYLVYGEEGFLVEEVYRALRAAVVHPETADFNFHVLEPGPDQLSQALSLAQTQPFFAEKRLVVVKECPAIVPRRRGGSDEQAPADAGDAALLGYLKAPVASTVLLFLAAQVDVRRKTTKALMAAGAAVECRPLKPEDAAMWAQRRAQSEGKRLGGQAAHLLVERVGTDLGMLARELEKLVLYVGPAGEIRAADVETMVSAMAETEIFRLSDAVLRRERARAVALLERLLQQVDHPLQLLSALTGRFRQLLLVKALAARRLSPKEAAQLAHMHPYAYGKLAEHAATVDRAEIVRALKRLLEADLAIKSGYDPRLTLETVVAELVGEQG; this is translated from the coding sequence TTGCAGTACCACGAAGTGCTGGACGAGATCGGCCGGGGGATCCTCCGACCGGTCTACCTGGTCTACGGGGAAGAGGGCTTCCTCGTGGAGGAGGTGTACCGCGCCCTGCGCGCGGCGGTCGTCCACCCCGAGACCGCCGACTTCAACTTCCACGTGCTGGAACCCGGGCCCGACCAGCTCAGCCAGGCCCTGAGCCTCGCGCAGACCCAGCCGTTCTTCGCGGAGAAGCGGCTGGTGGTGGTGAAGGAGTGCCCGGCCATCGTGCCCCGGCGCAGGGGAGGCTCCGACGAGCAGGCCCCGGCGGACGCCGGGGACGCGGCGCTGCTGGGCTACCTGAAGGCGCCGGTGGCCTCCACCGTGCTCCTCTTCCTGGCCGCCCAGGTGGACGTACGCCGGAAGACCACCAAGGCCCTGATGGCCGCCGGAGCCGCGGTGGAGTGCCGACCGCTGAAGCCGGAGGACGCGGCCATGTGGGCCCAGCGGCGGGCGCAGTCCGAGGGGAAGCGGCTGGGCGGCCAGGCGGCACACCTCCTGGTGGAGCGCGTCGGTACGGACCTGGGGATGCTCGCCCGGGAGCTGGAGAAGCTGGTGCTCTACGTGGGTCCTGCGGGCGAGATCCGGGCCGCGGACGTGGAGACCATGGTCTCCGCCATGGCGGAGACGGAGATCTTCCGGCTCAGCGACGCGGTGCTGAGGCGGGAGCGGGCGCGCGCGGTGGCCCTGCTGGAGCGTCTGCTGCAGCAGGTGGACCACCCCCTGCAGCTGCTCAGCGCGCTGACCGGCCGCTTCCGGCAGTTGCTCCTGGTCAAGGCGCTGGCGGCGCGGCGGCTCTCCCCGAAGGAGGCGGCGCAGCTGGCGCACATGCACCCCTACGCGTACGGCAAGCTGGCCGAGCATGCCGCGACCGTGGACCGGGCCGAGATCGTCCGCGCCCTGAAGCGGCTGCTGGAGGCCGACCTGGCGATCAAGTCCGGCTACGACCCGCGGCTCACCCTGGAGACGGTGGTTGCCGAACTGGTGGGCGAACAGGGCTGA